A portion of the Acidobacteriota bacterium genome contains these proteins:
- a CDS encoding GNAT family N-acetyltransferase, translated as MSQTTGSAVGETAAGPNSSIRIREAGDEDAQAVCEIFRAVYGGDYTYPHFFDVHQMKKIIFGEDTLVLVAEDTAAGRILGTAAVILEVGAYSDLVGEFGRLVVHPDARGRGLGKLLMEERLRRVRDRLQVGLVEARVAHPFAQKISRRYGFAPVGFLASKHRFGDYRDSVALLVQYFGHALRLRRNHPRVIPEVYPMAMAAFRNVSMEPDAIVVEREPSYPGGEDYEIQELTDEGYSSLLRIERGRRQDREVFGPLRLHYGFFKLQAHRSSYIIARKGSHIAGALGYTYDEYEGNIRVFELIILEEHSIPFLLENLERECADLPNVRALEIDVSAYAPRMQRTLVERGFVPVAYIP; from the coding sequence TTGAGCCAGACTACCGGAAGCGCCGTCGGGGAAACCGCCGCCGGTCCGAATTCCTCCATCCGGATACGGGAGGCCGGGGACGAGGACGCCCAGGCGGTGTGCGAGATCTTTCGCGCCGTCTACGGCGGCGATTACACCTACCCTCATTTCTTCGACGTCCACCAGATGAAGAAGATCATCTTCGGCGAAGACACGCTGGTGTTGGTGGCCGAGGACACCGCGGCGGGACGGATTCTCGGTACCGCCGCCGTGATCCTGGAGGTGGGGGCCTATTCGGACCTGGTGGGGGAGTTCGGCCGCCTGGTGGTGCACCCCGACGCCCGCGGCCGGGGTCTGGGCAAGCTGCTGATGGAGGAGCGTCTGCGGCGGGTGCGGGATCGGCTCCAGGTGGGATTGGTGGAGGCGCGGGTGGCCCACCCGTTCGCTCAGAAGATCAGCCGCCGCTATGGCTTTGCTCCGGTGGGCTTCCTGGCCTCCAAGCATCGCTTCGGCGACTACCGCGACAGCGTGGCCCTGCTGGTGCAGTACTTTGGCCACGCCCTGCGCCTGCGTCGGAATCATCCACGAGTGATTCCCGAAGTCTATCCCATGGCCATGGCGGCGTTCCGCAATGTCAGCATGGAACCGGACGCCATCGTGGTGGAACGGGAGCCCTCCTATCCCGGCGGCGAGGACTACGAAATCCAAGAGCTCACCGACGAAGGCTATTCCTCGCTGCTGCGCATCGAGCGTGGCCGGCGGCAGGATCGGGAGGTCTTCGGTCCCCTGCGGCTGCACTATGGCTTCTTCAAGCTCCAGGCTCACCGCTCCTCCTACATCATCGCCCGCAAGGGCAGCCACATCGCCGGCGCCTTGGGCTACACCTACGACGAGTACGAGGGCAACATCCGGGTCTTCGAGCTGATCATTCTGGAGGAGCATTCCATCCCCTTCCTGCTCGAGAATCTGGAGCGGGAATGTGCCGACCTGCCCAATGTCCGGGCGCTGGAGATCGATGTCAGCGCCTATGCACCGCGGATGCAGCGCACGTTGGTGGAGCGGGGGTTCGTACCGGTGGCCTATATCCCC